GAGCATCGGAGAGAGGAGCCGGCGCTGAGCTACAGAGCCTGCTGAGGCCTCGTCAGAGCTGAGATGGGGGACGGCAGACCCCTGCCCCGTGGGGACAGGCAGCCAAGGCGCAGCGATCCCTCCAggcggcaggggcaggggcagccaTGCACCGGGCTGGTGGGCGTGGGCCAGCCAGGGTGGGGCAGCTGGAATGCCGCTGGCTGGGTCCCCACCTTCACCCCTCCCACCAGCACCGGTCCTGGGCTATAAGGTCTCCAGAGAGGAGGGGCCCCCACTGCTCCCAGAGACGCCCCGAGATGAAGACAGCTCTCCTGCTCCTTGCTGTGCTGGCCGTGGCTGCTGGGCCAGGTGGgtgaggggctgggcagggggcggggggcaggcagCAGGGACCTGCGGGACACGCGTGGGAAGCCTGCAGTACCCCCCATTAGGCTCCGGGCATTCTGGGCTCCCGGGATGCCAGactcagaatttaaaacaaaacgaaCCCAGGTCTTAGCTTAGTGGAATCAGATGTAACATATCACAGAGTCGGAGACGCTGAGAATCGGCCCCCAGGATCcaacacagagagggagagcagggcggGGAGCTGTCTTGAGACTCCCCCACCTCCGAGGATGACCAGCGGCCAGTCATCCAGCCCCTGACTCTGTCCCCAAGGCAACCCGCCTCCCGCAAGCTCAGCATGGTAGAGCTGAAACCCCCTGGCCCTGACTTAGCCTCAGGTCCTCATGACCGTGGTGGGGACCACTGGGGACAGGCTCTGGGGCGGGGCCAGCCATGGTGGGCTGCTCTCTGGAAGCGTCAGAGCTCCGGGACTCTCCCGTGGCAAGGTCCCCAGCCTGCACCAGCCACCTTGACACCCGTTCTCTAGACACGCCCGGCACAGGAGCCTCCTCCCACTGCCCCAGCCATGGAGGATCGTCACCTCCTGGCCCCGGGGGGTGTGTGCAGGAGCACCAGCGGGGTCCCCTCAGAGGGGCCGGTGGCAAGGCTGGCAGAGGGCTGTGGCCAGGCAGCGACCCCAGGCCCCCCGTGTCCCTCCCAGCCCGTGCTCCAGCCCCCCCTGTGTCCTTCCCCCCCCAGCCCGTGCCCTCCGCTGCCATGTTTGCTCCAGCTCCTCCAACTGCGAGAGACCCCAGACTTGTGCGGCCGGCTCGCGCTACTGCAGGACCAGGACCAAGGGTGAGTGCGGGCTGGGGCGGGGCTCTGTGCGAGTGCCCCAGGGCTCGCGGGACCATGGCCAGAAGGCTGGCAGGAGGATGTCCGTGTCGGTGGGTCCCGGGGCCCCAGGGGCGGGGGACTGGGACTTGGGGGCTACAGGGGCCGGCTGCCTGGGCTGGGGGGCCCGAAGCCGCGGTGCCGGCTGACCGAACCACCTGTCCGCAGTGGAGCCCCTGCTGGGGAACCTGGTGGAGAAGGACTGCGTGGAGGCGTGCACGCCCACGCACAGCCTGCCCGGCCAGGTGAGCAGCGGGGCGGCCGCCACCCTGTGCTGCCAGGACGACTTGTGCAACCGGAGCCTGCAGAGCAGCGCGCCCGCCCGCACCCTGTCCCCCGGCGCCAGCCTCGGCCTGGCCCTAGCCCTCGGCCTCCTCGCCCTCCTCGCGGGCCCCAGCCTGTGACCTCCCCACGGC
Above is a genomic segment from Mustela lutreola isolate mMusLut2 chromosome 3, mMusLut2.pri, whole genome shotgun sequence containing:
- the LY6D gene encoding lymphocyte antigen 6D, with the protein product MKTALLLLAVLAVAAGPARALRCHVCSSSSNCERPQTCAAGSRYCRTRTKVEPLLGNLVEKDCVEACTPTHSLPGQVSSGAAATLCCQDDLCNRSLQSSAPARTLSPGASLGLALALGLLALLAGPSL